The following proteins come from a genomic window of Geomonas sp. RF6:
- a CDS encoding iron-containing alcohol dehydrogenase, with protein MALADQTFGFYIPTVTLLGVGASKEAGEQIKQLGAKKALLVTDKGLSSMGVAAKIADIVKAAGVECVIFDGAEPNPTDKNVHDGVKVYQDNKCDALISLGGGSSHDCCKGVGLVIANGGNIRDFEGVNKSAKSFPPFVAINTTAGTASEMTRFCIITNTDTHVKMAIVDWRVTPNVAINDPVLMVGKPPALTAATGMDALTHAVEAYVSTIATPITDACAIKAIELIAAYLSKAVANGEDLEARDKMAYAEYLAGMAFNNASLGYVHSMAHQLGGFYNLPHGVCNAILLPAVSQYNLIACPQRFADIAVALGENVEGLSVTEAGQKAIDRIRSLSASIGIPADLTQLGVKEQDLKIMAENAKKDACQFTNPRKATLEQVIGIFKDAM; from the coding sequence ATGGCATTAGCAGATCAGACATTCGGGTTCTACATTCCTACGGTAACTCTCCTTGGCGTCGGCGCTTCTAAGGAAGCCGGTGAGCAGATCAAGCAGCTCGGCGCAAAGAAGGCCCTGCTCGTGACCGACAAAGGCCTCTCCTCCATGGGCGTTGCCGCCAAGATTGCTGACATCGTGAAGGCAGCTGGCGTTGAGTGCGTAATCTTCGACGGCGCTGAGCCGAACCCGACTGACAAGAACGTACACGACGGCGTGAAAGTGTACCAGGACAACAAGTGCGACGCCCTCATCTCCCTGGGCGGCGGCTCCTCCCACGACTGCTGCAAAGGCGTTGGCCTTGTTATCGCCAACGGCGGCAACATCCGCGACTTCGAAGGCGTGAACAAGTCCGCTAAGAGCTTCCCCCCGTTCGTCGCCATCAACACCACCGCAGGTACCGCGTCTGAAATGACCCGTTTCTGCATCATCACCAACACCGACACCCATGTCAAGATGGCAATCGTTGACTGGAGGGTAACCCCGAACGTCGCTATCAACGATCCGGTCCTCATGGTCGGCAAGCCGCCCGCACTGACCGCAGCAACCGGTATGGACGCCCTTACCCACGCTGTCGAGGCATACGTTTCCACGATCGCTACCCCGATCACCGACGCATGCGCAATCAAAGCTATCGAGCTCATCGCAGCTTACCTCTCCAAGGCTGTTGCCAACGGTGAGGACCTCGAAGCTCGTGACAAGATGGCATACGCCGAGTACCTCGCAGGTATGGCATTCAACAACGCCTCCCTCGGCTACGTTCACTCCATGGCTCACCAGCTGGGCGGCTTCTACAACCTCCCGCACGGCGTCTGCAACGCGATCCTGCTCCCGGCAGTTTCCCAGTACAACCTGATCGCCTGCCCGCAGCGTTTTGCTGACATCGCAGTTGCCCTCGGCGAGAACGTCGAAGGCCTCTCCGTGACCGAAGCTGGCCAGAAAGCTATCGACCGCATCCGCAGCCTCTCCGCTTCCATCGGGATCCCGGCTGACCTCACCCAGCTCGGCGTTAAAGAGCAGGACCTCAAGATCATGGCAGAAAACGCGAAGAAAGACGCCTGCCAGTTCACCAACCCGCGCAAGGCTACCCTTGAGCAGGTTATCGGCATCTTCAAAGACGCCATGTAA